One Candidatus Nitronauta litoralis genomic window, ATAACAAGGACATTCGATAAAGCTTTTATTCCTGGAAAAGTAATTTTGGTTGTAAATATCCAATTATTCTTTTTTGTAAAAACTTCTACAGCATTCATCTAATTTTCAATCCATTTTTAATAAATTCGCCACCTTCTTTTAAAATACGGTCTATTTCCTTTGTTGTAAAAGAGGGGCCAAATATATTCGGTTTTCTATCCAAAGGCGCACTATTTAAAATCACCTTATCAATGGACTTATCTGCAAAAGGAAGTTTATCGCCATCAGCCATGATGATATGTTGATTGTTCGGCATTTTTTTATTTTTGATATTTAAAGCATTCTCAATTGCATTTTTAGTGCTACCTGATATTTTCCCTGACTGTACCTTAGGAATGAGGTCAAATCTTTATTAGACTATATTTAAATACTATTGCCACACTTGCAGGTGGCGCGCCTGGCAGGATTCGAACCTGCGACCTACGGATTAGAAGGGTTTAAGTACGGTTTTCGCTTTAGTTCCAGATTCTTCTTAACGTGTTTATAAACTTTGTGTTGGCGTATGTTGGCTGTTCTCTAAAACTCCCGGAAATGATGGTGAATTGTATTGAATTCCAGGCACGATTACACACGAATTACACCAAAAAATAAAGCCGCTACACCCAAAAAATTAGATTAATGCAGATTTAGCCAAGAAGAGAGGCGACAAAAAAGAAAACCAGAATGCGCATCAACCAGCCCCGGCCTGTTTAAAGAAAATAACTTCCAGTAGAATAGACTATTGGGAAATAGGTACATGCTCGATTTTGACACGGAGCCTCCTAATGGGTGACCCCTTTACTTTTACACTTTTTAAAATTAGCTTATCAAAGTCAATCCTAAATCATTATGTAAAAAACCACAAAGAAACCCATTCCTATAATACAAAATCACGGGAGTGGCTCTTAAAAAGGGAATGTCTGGAAACAGGTCTTCTATTGGATTATCAATTTCTAAATTTACGAATTGATCTATATCGAACAAATAAATAGGCAGTTCTAGTTTACTAATTTGGCCCTTTATTTTAGTGATAATTTTAAAATCCTTTTGACTCCAAGTCGGTAAAATAATAACAATAACATCAGAAAGGCTTTTTACCCCGGGGAAGCTTTCATATGTGCCATAGTTCCAACCATTTTTTTTGGCGAATTCTTCTACTTTATTCATCGCTGCTGTCGTATTCCATCTAATATAAATTCTCCTCCATCCTTTAATATTCGATTTATTTCTCTTGTAGTGAAGGATGGACCAAAATGAGTTTTTCCAGCATCTAAAGGAGCACCATTTAAAATTACTTTGTCTATGGACTTATCACCAAAAGGAAGCCTATCTCCATCAGCCCTTACAATAGGTTGTCCAATGGAGCCCGGCTGTTTATCAATTCTACTCCTTACATCTAAAGCATTTAAACGGGCTTCTTCCAAAGCATTCTTAGAAGAACCGGCCCCTATTTTTCCTGGTTGAACATTAATAACGCCCTTTCCCGGAACTTCCCCTTCACCCCCTAAGTTTACTATTCTTTTTCCTCTTTTACTGGTTCTAAAACCTGCGAAAAAGCTCTTCGCCTTACTTGCCAAGGAAAGTAGTCTAGCGGTGGCGGCAGTTTGCGCAAGAACCGCAAGTGGAGAACCCACAACAGTTGTCGTCAGGATACCAGTAACCGCCTCCAATGCAACAAAACTTAAAACCCCAATAGCCAATTCAGCTCCGGGGCTTAGGATACCAGACTGAGCCGCCTGGCTCGGGTTTGCGATCGGGAAACCAAGGCTGTTACCCAATCCACTAGCCTGTCCGCCGAAGGTACTAATTGGATCCTTAAAGCCATAAGGTGTAGCTCCGGAGGCACCAACATTTATCACAGGTAAAGTGATTGAGCCAGCACTCACAGCTGAAGGTGTGCGTGGGGAACCCGCAGCGGGTGCCCGCCTTGCCCTGGACCTAAATTGCCTGACCGGAATGTGAAAACCGCTCCCCGTCCCCTTTTAGAGAATCATATGATGTATTACTCCGTTGCCGAACCCTGTGCCCGCGATTGATGGGGTTATGGCAGCCCAGAAGGGAAAGGAGAAAAATCCACTCGGGTCGGTGAATGAGAGGGGATAGTTATTGACGTAAGAGTAACGATTAAACGATTGCAGGTTGCTTGGGTCTTGCACGAATGGATCGGCAGAGAGGAAACGGCCTAACACCGGGTCTTGTACGCGCCCGTTCATGTGGATCACACTCACTTCGTCCAGATGCTCGTGCCCGGTGTAACCACGCTGCGTGGTCGCGGGGGAGGTGACACTACCGGCACCGTAGTCCACCCAATCTGTGTTGTTGCGCCTTCTGCCGTGTGCGTCGTAAGACAATTCATCTACAGCGACGCCCGCATCATCCGTGATCACCACAACAGAATCCAGATGATCCCGATGCAGGTAGAACGTGCCTACCGGCGTCGTGCTGCCGCCCACTACCTCTGTTGTCTTGTAGATCGCGATGGTGCCGCTACTTCCCGGCAGGTAATGCGTGTGGGTAAAGGTGATTTTTCAACTTTATGGAAGAAAAGCAAGAGAGATTTTTAAATTGGTTGCGTAAAAAAGATACCGTTCCTTACAACCTATATGTGTGAAATCCACGAGATCGGTTGACAGGTTTTAATAATATTAGAACTTAATCAACCGGAGGTCGTGATGACACCAGAAGAACAAGATATTCATCGTAAGCTTCGAGCCTTAGATCACGCAAAAGCAATCAGAAACGTTTCCAAAACCTGCCGCTATTTCGGGATTTCAAGAACCACTTTCTATGAATGGAGGCGGGCCTACGAGGAAAAAGGAGAGCCTGGCCTGATCAATCGAAGCCCAGGACCTTCCTATGGAAATGTGCCGCACCTATACCC contains:
- a CDS encoding class I SAM-dependent methyltransferase; this encodes MADGDKLPFADKSIDKVILNSAPLDRKPNIFGPSFTTKEIDRILKEGGEFIKNGLKIR
- a CDS encoding class I SAM-dependent methyltransferase; the protein is MSAGSITLPVINVGASGATPYGFKDPISTFGGQASGLGNSLGFPIANPSQAAQSGILSPGAELAIGVLSFVALEAVTGILTTTVVGSPLAVLAQTAATARLLSLASKAKSFFAGFRTSKRGKRIVNLGGEGEVPGKGVINVQPGKIGAGSSKNALEEARLNALDVRSRIDKQPGSIGQPIVRADGDRLPFGDKSIDKVILNGAPLDAGKTHFGPSFTTREINRILKDGGEFILDGIRQQR